The proteins below come from a single Pieris brassicae chromosome 1, ilPieBrab1.1, whole genome shotgun sequence genomic window:
- the LOC123720121 gene encoding torso-like protein isoform X2 gives MVRAAVFLLAVALCRAGTLDSELGVGKSINIFMRYGYLSICMRVVPRNDTESWVFREPTVSVFKDVEKFTVAPKPRHAKTLFDGDFHMEFCDNLKQLLQAYFRDFSFERLERPWRAFTAGWPTDIMARNLGINSSFINGDHCYVLVRVSRFRETAKLSDLPPNVPVEDVVFDAIQDTTIGDTVSIADFIRKYGSHYIASYITGNSLYQVFVFSRGVYSRIKERVKSRGVSDIPTAEMNNFFSPLFAEHVGAVKVFVFSRTAYSMIKERLKSKGVADITAKELEGYFSPWQAKHIGQIKVASGNKTVESWAMKRLRVHYYIFSYPSLLKLHGEPALLRNLDTLLGNEALLQLELKTLSPAFKDAQKRKWFEEVIDNYLKLWESNM, from the exons ATGGTGCGCGCTGCAGTGTTCCTGCTGGCGGTAGCACTGTGCCGCGCCGGCACCCTTGATTCCGAATTGGGCGTCGGTAAATCCATCAACATATTTATGAG ATATGGCTACCTCAGTATTTGTATGCGAGTTGTTCCACGTAATGACACAGAGTCCTGGGTATTTCGGGAGCCAACGGTCAGTGTGTTCAAGGACGTGGAAAAGTTCACTGTGGCGCCGAAACCTCGACATGCGAAGACACTCTTCGACGGCGATTTTCACATGGAGTTCTGCGATAACCTGAAACAATTGCTGCAGGCGTATTTTAGAGATTTCAGCTTTGAGAG ATTAGAGCGGCCATGGCGAGCGTTCACAGCTGGTTGGCCGACAGATATCATGGCGCGGAATTTGGGTATCAACTCCTCGTTTATCAACGGGGACCACTGCTATGTACTTGTTAGGGTGTCGag gTTTCGTGAAACAGCAAAACTAAGCGATTTACCACCAAATGTACCGGTGGAGGATGTAGTATTCGATGCCATACAAGACACTACTATAGGCGACACGGTCTCTATAGCAGATTTTATCAGAAAATACGGATCACATTATATAGCATCTTATATAACTGGAAATTCATTATACCAG GTGTTTGTGTTCTCTCGTGGCGTGTACTCCCGGATCAAAGAGCGTGTTAAGTCGCGGGGCGTGTCAGACATACCCACAGCTGAAATGAACAATTTCTTCTCCCCGTTATTCGCGGAACACGTTGGAGCTGTGAAG GTATTTGTGTTCTCTAGAACCGCATACTCTATGATCAAAGAGAGACTTAAAAGCAAGGGCGTGGCCGATATAACTGCTAAAGAGTTGGAAGGATATTTCTCGCCATGGCAGGCCAAGCATATTGGCCAGATCAAG gTGGCGAGTGGAAATAAAACAGTGGAAAGTTGGGCGATGAAACGCCTCAGggtacattattatatattttcgtacCCAAGTCTTTTAAAGCTTCACGGAGAGCCGGcgcttttaagaaatttagaTACATTATTAGGAAATGAAGCCTTATTACAATTAGAATTAAAGACATTATCGCCCGCGTTTAAAGACGCGCAAAAAAGAAAGTGGTTTGAAGAAGTGatagacaattatttaaaattgtgggAGAGTAATATGTGA
- the LOC123713690 gene encoding torso-like protein, whose protein sequence is MLWLLVLLCCALCGSEEDLGYSLSIGNAIDVFANYGDLSQVTQVVSADYEDENYEPIEPFREKNIRVFENVSSTITPGDTMVNMNLHLCEKFDDLLQVYFKHFQIEGTDVPWKAFLGDWIPGEIMRAFGMEYDPRSEDCCYVLVTLSKIKDSVRINTERTIKVKDYVFRAIEQLNASDATDLRRFMKSYGTHYIDSYITGNFIYQVFKYKRSGYNTLKNFIRLRERRRSNSDLRFYFSSIFLRQVGDIRIASGNKTVEKWARKNLRDSQYLFSRPSLLRLHYNRNLAFKLNEMMDNGALLSLNLKTLKPLFKDTIIGDRFVEIVENDLKLWEVNA, encoded by the exons atgttatGGTTGTTAGTGCTTCTGTGTTGTGCTTTATGTGGCAGTGAGGAGGACTTAGGATATAGTCTTAGTATTGGTAACGCTATTGATGTGTTTGCGAA TTATGGCGACCTATCCCAAGTAACGCAAGTAGTTTCAGCAGACTACGAGGATGAGAATTATGAACCCATAGAACCCTTTAGGGAGAAGAATATACGGGTGTTTGAAAACGTCAGTAGTACCATCACACCTGGCGATACAATGGTAAACATGAACCTCCATCTCTGTGAAAAATTCGACGATCTTCTACAAGTCTACTTCAAACACTTCCAAATAGAAGg TACAGACGTTCCGTGGAAGGCATTTTTAGGCGATTGGATTCCAGGTGAAATCATGCGAGCGTTCGGCATGGAGTACGACCCACGGTCCGAAGACTGTTGCTACGTTCTCGTCACATTATCTAAAATCAAAGATTCCGTACGAATAAACACAGAACGGACAATTAAAGTGAAGGATTATGTATTTCGGGCGATTGAGCAGCTTAACGCGTCTGATGCAACGGATTTGAGACGCTTTATGAAGAGCTATGGCACGCATTATATCGACTCATATATAActggaaattttatttatcaa gtttttaaatataaacgcaGTGGTTACAATACACTTAAGAATTTCATAAGATTACGAGAAAGAAGAAGATCCAATTCGGATCTGAGGTTCTACTTCTCATCAATTTTTCTCAGACAAGTTGGAGATATTAGG atagCAAGTGGCAACAAGACAGTAGAAAAATGGGCCCGAAAGAACTTGAGGGACAGCCAATATTTATTCTCCAGACCGAGTCTTTTGAGGCTTCATTACAACCGTAATTTAGCATTTAAACTCAACGAAATGATGGATAATGGGGCATTACTTAGTCTCAACTTAAAAACACTCAAACCGCTATTTAAAGATACAATTATAGGTGATAGATTCGTGGAAATAGtcgaaaatgatttaaaattatgggAAGTGAATGCGTAA
- the LOC123714659 gene encoding uncharacterized protein LOC123714659, with translation MFCEDACLGRSCGLEKMRSINDKLNTEVVEQINGSQELVMLTNFARESNEYHYKKCLQERISDVSCWRWVLEDLSKRLDEAIRALKYEENALRVVVERIKDEIQTHSKQSSRPGAMNPLCDVVEEAIKQEYNFLKEEKKKFESLIPELELQTANLEKTKQRIDNDINVKDQAISVDENCVDKNYSDAVVDANWKEKKKKGLPIKKWEKRCLTLKRAGLRALSNSIVTRQQVRGARIQLSYAAQAMSARVDTVLRRRIHSNAHKLDDLKWQKEEAIRDLRSLEEEQAYSEQNLIEVMNQERVVAARIMDRAKKPSRELIMDEANRKLRIQLSQIRTFSKELTNNIDRIVSLQHAVSNAISKIDCTLNDLSHILILDEERLCSRTGEEEKKSSSTVSISSHSKMKPQSSEQLTVIQEENEDDYPFDF, from the exons atgttttgcGAAGATGCCTGTCTAGGGAGATCTTGTGGGTTAGAAAAAATGAGGAGTATTAATGATAAGCTGAACACGGAGGTTGTAGAACAAATAAATGGCTCTCAGGAGCTGGTGATGCTCACAAACTTTGCTCGGGAGTCAAACGAGTACCATTATAAGAAATGTCTTCAAGAAAG aatttcAGATGTCAGCTGCTGGAGATGGGTGCTTGAAGACCTTTCGAAACGTCTTGATGAAGCTATTCGAGCCCTGAAGTATGAGGAAAATGCACTACGAGTAGTGGTTGAGCGTATAAAGGATGAAATTCAGACTCACTCAAAACAATCATCAAGGCCTGGTGCCATGAATCCTCTTTGCGATGTAGTCGAGGAAGCAATCAAGCag GAATATAATTTCCTAAaggaagaaaagaaaaaatttgAAAGCCTTATTCCGGAACTGGAACTACAAACTGCGAACTTGGAGAAGACCAAACAAAGAATAGACAACGATATAAACGTCAAAGACCAGGCTATTAGCGTGGATGAAAACTGTGtggataaaaattattcagatGCAGTTGTTGATGCTAATtggaaagaaaaaaagaaGAA AGGTTTACCGATAAAGAAATGGGAAAAGCGATGTCTCACTTTGAAAAGAGCTGGATTGAGAGCTCTGAGTAATTCTATTGTCACACGACAGCAA GTTAGAGGAGCGAGGATCCAATTGTCTTACGCTGCGCAGGCGATGTCCGCTCGTGTAGACACAGTATTGAGGCGGCGCATACATTCAAACGCGCACAAGTTAGATGACTTAAAATGGCAAAAGGAAGAG gcaATCCGCGACCTCAGATCCCTTGAAGAAGAACAAGCGTATTCAGAACAGAATCTTATAGAAGTAATGAATCAGGAGAGAGTGGTTGCGGCCAGAATTATGGATAGAGCGAAGAAACCGAGTCGCGAACTAATTATGGACGAGGCCAATCGAAAATTAAGAATTCAATTGTCCCAAATACGGACATTTTCTAAAgagttaacaaataatattgatagaaTTGT ATCCCTCCAACATGCGGTGTCAAATGCAATATCAAAAATAGATTGCACCTTAAATGATCTAtcacatatattaatattggatGAAGAACGATTATGTTCAAGAACTGGTGAGGAAGAAAAGAAATCATCAAGTACAGTATCAATTTCATCTCACTCCAAAATGAAACCACAATCTTCAGAACAGCTTACTGTAATACAGGAAGAGAATGAAGATGATTACccttttgatttttga
- the LOC123720121 gene encoding torso-like protein isoform X4: MVRAAVFLLAVALCRAGTLDSELGVGKSINIFMRYGYLSICMRVVPRNDTESWVFREPTVSVFKDVEKFTVAPKPRHAKTLFDGDFHMEFCDNLKQLLQAYFRDFSFERLERPWRAFTAGWPTDIMARNLGINSSFINGDHCYVLVRVSRFRETAKLSDLPPNVPVEDVVFDAIQDTTIGDTVSIADFIRKYGSHYIASYITGNSLYQVFVFSRTAYSMIKERLKSKGVADITAKELEGYFSPWQAKHIGQIKVASGNKTVESWAMKRLRVHYYIFSYPSLLKLHGEPALLRNLDTLLGNEALLQLELKTLSPAFKDAQKRKWFEEVIDNYLKLWESNM; encoded by the exons ATGGTGCGCGCTGCAGTGTTCCTGCTGGCGGTAGCACTGTGCCGCGCCGGCACCCTTGATTCCGAATTGGGCGTCGGTAAATCCATCAACATATTTATGAG ATATGGCTACCTCAGTATTTGTATGCGAGTTGTTCCACGTAATGACACAGAGTCCTGGGTATTTCGGGAGCCAACGGTCAGTGTGTTCAAGGACGTGGAAAAGTTCACTGTGGCGCCGAAACCTCGACATGCGAAGACACTCTTCGACGGCGATTTTCACATGGAGTTCTGCGATAACCTGAAACAATTGCTGCAGGCGTATTTTAGAGATTTCAGCTTTGAGAG ATTAGAGCGGCCATGGCGAGCGTTCACAGCTGGTTGGCCGACAGATATCATGGCGCGGAATTTGGGTATCAACTCCTCGTTTATCAACGGGGACCACTGCTATGTACTTGTTAGGGTGTCGag gTTTCGTGAAACAGCAAAACTAAGCGATTTACCACCAAATGTACCGGTGGAGGATGTAGTATTCGATGCCATACAAGACACTACTATAGGCGACACGGTCTCTATAGCAGATTTTATCAGAAAATACGGATCACATTATATAGCATCTTATATAACTGGAAATTCATTATACCAG GTATTTGTGTTCTCTAGAACCGCATACTCTATGATCAAAGAGAGACTTAAAAGCAAGGGCGTGGCCGATATAACTGCTAAAGAGTTGGAAGGATATTTCTCGCCATGGCAGGCCAAGCATATTGGCCAGATCAAG gTGGCGAGTGGAAATAAAACAGTGGAAAGTTGGGCGATGAAACGCCTCAGggtacattattatatattttcgtacCCAAGTCTTTTAAAGCTTCACGGAGAGCCGGcgcttttaagaaatttagaTACATTATTAGGAAATGAAGCCTTATTACAATTAGAATTAAAGACATTATCGCCCGCGTTTAAAGACGCGCAAAAAAGAAAGTGGTTTGAAGAAGTGatagacaattatttaaaattgtgggAGAGTAATATGTGA
- the LOC123720121 gene encoding torso-like protein isoform X3 encodes MVRAAVFLLAVALCRAGTLDSELGVGKSINIFMRYGYLSICMRVVPRNDTESWVFREPTVSVFKDVEKFTVAPKPRHAKTLFDGDFHMEFCDNLKQLLQAYFRDFSFERLERPWRAFTAGWPTDIMARNLGINSSFINGDHCYVLVRVSRFRETAKLSDLPPNVPVEDVVFDAIQDTTIGDTVSIADFIRKYGSHYIASYITGNSLYQVFVFSRGVYSRIKERVKSRGVSDIPTAEMNNFFSPLFAEHVGAVKVASGNKTVESWAMKRLRVHYYIFSYPSLLKLHGEPALLRNLDTLLGNEALLQLELKTLSPAFKDAQKRKWFEEVIDNYLKLWESNM; translated from the exons ATGGTGCGCGCTGCAGTGTTCCTGCTGGCGGTAGCACTGTGCCGCGCCGGCACCCTTGATTCCGAATTGGGCGTCGGTAAATCCATCAACATATTTATGAG ATATGGCTACCTCAGTATTTGTATGCGAGTTGTTCCACGTAATGACACAGAGTCCTGGGTATTTCGGGAGCCAACGGTCAGTGTGTTCAAGGACGTGGAAAAGTTCACTGTGGCGCCGAAACCTCGACATGCGAAGACACTCTTCGACGGCGATTTTCACATGGAGTTCTGCGATAACCTGAAACAATTGCTGCAGGCGTATTTTAGAGATTTCAGCTTTGAGAG ATTAGAGCGGCCATGGCGAGCGTTCACAGCTGGTTGGCCGACAGATATCATGGCGCGGAATTTGGGTATCAACTCCTCGTTTATCAACGGGGACCACTGCTATGTACTTGTTAGGGTGTCGag gTTTCGTGAAACAGCAAAACTAAGCGATTTACCACCAAATGTACCGGTGGAGGATGTAGTATTCGATGCCATACAAGACACTACTATAGGCGACACGGTCTCTATAGCAGATTTTATCAGAAAATACGGATCACATTATATAGCATCTTATATAACTGGAAATTCATTATACCAG GTGTTTGTGTTCTCTCGTGGCGTGTACTCCCGGATCAAAGAGCGTGTTAAGTCGCGGGGCGTGTCAGACATACCCACAGCTGAAATGAACAATTTCTTCTCCCCGTTATTCGCGGAACACGTTGGAGCTGTGAAG gTGGCGAGTGGAAATAAAACAGTGGAAAGTTGGGCGATGAAACGCCTCAGggtacattattatatattttcgtacCCAAGTCTTTTAAAGCTTCACGGAGAGCCGGcgcttttaagaaatttagaTACATTATTAGGAAATGAAGCCTTATTACAATTAGAATTAAAGACATTATCGCCCGCGTTTAAAGACGCGCAAAAAAGAAAGTGGTTTGAAGAAGTGatagacaattatttaaaattgtgggAGAGTAATATGTGA
- the LOC123713115 gene encoding tetratricopeptide repeat protein 5-like encodes MANGGEEHSVSVDKANKFIENLSKELQELYSYRDMFFENHPIEMAKNKHKYVEEKKDKLVEKFESVDVDTEIPFSLRAQFQYLKGRCYNVSIKYDARATQSLSKAVKLNPHMVEAWNELGECYWKNINVKEARACFEGALKHERNRITLRCLSIILRQEAGAKKDGEATQMILKSVEYAKEAVSQDTADGQSWIILGNSYLCQYFTVSQDPAILKQCMSAYKQAYTDLIARGQPDLYYNKAIALKYEEKYSEALDTFNRACDLDPLWMPPDRERTKLRQFLASAVDLLRTRGKIKCKRLANMLQSVDKKMLGDYLPDQFVTLGARRDVYLELVRINALQEGSNENKVILGRVVGSIHSENAVPFAFAIIDDSMKCVLVTAYNWAAGRGTLIGDWVAIPEPHLKSHNVVTPEMKYVFQSIRVNNPMKLFVNGRRVERAQIAGTRVSSTYEMH; translated from the exons atggcTAACGGGGGTGAAGAACATTCTGTGTCGGTGGACAAAgcgaataaatttattgaaaatttatcg AAAGAGTTACAAGAATTATATTCTTATCGTGATATGTTCTTTGAGAACCATCCCATAGAAATGGCAAAAAATAAGCATAAATATGTGGAAGAGAAAAAGGACAAATTAGTAGAGAAATTTGAAAGTGTTgatg TGGACACTGAAATTCCATTTTCACTTAGAGCCCAATTTCAATATCTTAAAGGGAGATGTTATAATGTGAGTATTAAATATGATGCAAGAGCTACGCAATCTTTGAGTAAAGCTGTTAAATTAAACCCACATATGGTTGAAGCGTGGAATGAACTTGGGGAGTGctattggaaaaatattaatgttaaagaAGCTAGGGCTTGCTTTGAAGGTGCCTTGAaacat gaaaGAAACAGAATAACACTCCGTTGCCTCTCCATAATACTACGGCAGGAAGCTGGTGCAAAGAAAGATGGTGAAGCGACACAAATGATACTAAAAAGTGTTGAGTATGCTAAAGAAGCCGTTTCACAAGACACTGCAGACGGTCAGTCATGGATAATTTTGGGCAATTCCTACCTTTGCCAATATTTCACAGTGTCACAAGATCCTGCAATTTTAAAGCAATGCATGAGTGCATATAAACAGGCCTACACAGACCTAATTGCAAGAGGCCAACCTGATTTGTACTATAATAAGGCTAtt GCATTAAAGTACGAAGAGAAATACAGTGAGGCCCTAGATACATTTAACAGGGCGTGTGACCTGGACCCTCTGTGGATGCCACCGGATCGCGAGCGCACAAAATTACGTCAGTTTTTGGCCAGTGCTGTTGATTTACTGCGCACACGTGGCAAGATTAAGTGCAAACGCCTTGCTAATATGCTACAA tCTGTGGACAAAAAAATGTTAGGGGACTACTTGCCTGACCAATTCGTGACCCTTGGTGCGAGGCGAGATGTTTACCTGGAGTTGGTAAGAATAAATGCCCTACAAGAGGGTTCCAATGAGAACAAAGTCATCTTGGGACGCGTGGTCGGCTCCATACATAGCGAGAATGCGGTGCCCTT TGCATTCGCCATTATAGATGACAGTATGAAGTGTGTGTTAGTAACTGCATACAACTGGGCGGCCGGAAGGGGCACCCTCATTGGGGACTGGGTTGCCATCCCGGAGCCGCATTTGAAATCTCATAATGTTGTCACACCAGAAATG AAATACGTTTTCCAGTCGATTCGTGTCAATAATCCAATGAAGTTATTCGTCAATGGACGTCGCGTGGAGCGTGCACAAATTGCGGGCACGCGCGTCTCTAGTACGTACGAGATGCACTGA